The Mesobacillus jeotgali genome window below encodes:
- the flhF gene encoding flagellar biosynthesis protein FlhF, with product MKVKKYTASSMPEAMKLVRAELGSDAVILNSRVVQTGGFMGFFKKNSIEVIAAIDPDTDISAKPAAVDQAPKFARPATMGDAPKKDTPAVQLKPIAETPQKADEELLKEIAQLKELLKGAGKIEGINLPGPVSREIQHLRDQEIDQEIIDELTAALLEKWYIGGGAANDDEIKKWIVAAIEKRLSPINFAGVSFKKKFVNVIGPTGVGKTTTLAKIAADCVLKHQKKVAFITTDTYRIAAIEQLKTYAKILDVPIEVCYNMDDFRAATDNFSDYDLVFIDTAGRNFRNQKYVNDLKNVIDFGKDMETYLVLALTAKQKDMEEIRKQFSLIHIDKFIFTKLDETSVNGAMLNMAIKFSTGIAYLTNGQDVPDDLIEANPKMIANTILGVSTYE from the coding sequence ATGAAAGTGAAAAAGTATACTGCTTCATCCATGCCTGAAGCAATGAAACTCGTCAGGGCTGAGCTGGGCAGTGATGCAGTGATCCTAAATTCCCGTGTCGTCCAAACAGGAGGATTTATGGGTTTTTTTAAGAAAAATAGCATTGAGGTTATTGCTGCTATTGACCCGGACACCGACATAAGTGCAAAGCCGGCCGCTGTGGACCAAGCTCCCAAATTTGCTCGCCCTGCGACAATGGGAGATGCGCCTAAAAAAGATACACCTGCTGTGCAGTTGAAACCAATAGCAGAAACACCTCAAAAAGCTGATGAGGAGCTTTTAAAAGAGATAGCTCAGTTGAAGGAACTGTTGAAGGGTGCTGGGAAAATCGAAGGCATCAATTTGCCGGGACCGGTAAGCAGGGAAATTCAACATCTGAGGGATCAAGAAATTGACCAGGAGATCATTGACGAATTGACTGCAGCTTTGCTTGAAAAGTGGTATATCGGTGGTGGTGCTGCGAATGATGACGAAATTAAAAAGTGGATTGTTGCAGCTATCGAAAAAAGGCTCTCACCTATAAACTTCGCGGGAGTTTCCTTTAAAAAGAAGTTTGTCAACGTAATTGGCCCTACAGGAGTTGGAAAAACGACAACACTTGCGAAAATCGCTGCTGATTGTGTATTGAAGCATCAAAAGAAAGTTGCTTTTATTACAACAGACACCTATCGAATCGCTGCGATCGAGCAGTTGAAAACATATGCGAAAATTCTCGATGTCCCAATAGAAGTTTGCTACAACATGGATGATTTCAGGGCTGCAACAGATAATTTCTCAGACTATGATCTTGTGTTTATCGATACAGCCGGACGAAATTTCAGAAATCAAAAGTATGTTAACGATTTAAAAAATGTTATTGATTTTGGAAAGGATATGGAAACTTATCTTGTCCTTGCATTGACGGCAAAACAAAAAGATATGGAAGAAATCAGGAAGCAATTCTCCTTGATTCATATTGATAAATTCATTTTTACAAAACTGGATGAAACTTCTGTGAATGGAGCAATGCTCAATATGGCAATAAAATTCTCTACTGGAATTGCCTATTTGACCAATGGACAAGATGTCCCGGATGACTTGATCGAGGCGAACCCAAAGATGATCGCCAATACAATTCTTGGAGTCAGCACCTATGAATGA
- a CDS encoding FliA/WhiG family RNA polymerase sigma factor encodes MVRGSTSEEQVTWDKWVQFRDPDAGNLLIKKYMPLVSYHVQRISVSLPKSVSRDDLRSLGMIGLYDALEKFDPNRDLKFDTYSSFRIRGAILDGLRKEDWLPRSTREKAKKIDAAIERLEQRYMRNATIEEIASELNMDETEIYTTINEHFFANVLSIDEHPIENDDRDNQSFVIKDEKAEIPEDKLLKSEMLEEIAEKVSKLNEKEQLVLSLFYKEELTLTEIGQVMNLSTSRISQIHSKAIFKLRKWLETA; translated from the coding sequence ATGGTGCGAGGATCCACATCGGAAGAACAGGTAACATGGGATAAATGGGTACAGTTCCGTGATCCGGATGCAGGTAATTTACTGATAAAAAAATATATGCCACTTGTTTCCTACCATGTGCAAAGAATCTCAGTGAGTCTTCCGAAAAGTGTGTCTAGAGATGATTTAAGAAGTCTTGGCATGATTGGTTTATATGATGCTCTGGAAAAATTCGATCCAAACAGGGATTTGAAATTCGATACATATTCTTCTTTCCGGATCCGGGGAGCAATATTGGACGGACTAAGAAAGGAAGACTGGCTGCCAAGAAGTACTAGAGAAAAAGCAAAGAAGATTGATGCGGCCATCGAGAGACTAGAGCAGAGATATATGCGCAATGCGACCATCGAAGAAATTGCCAGTGAACTGAATATGGATGAAACAGAAATTTACACAACAATAAATGAACATTTTTTTGCGAATGTATTATCCATAGATGAACATCCCATTGAAAATGACGATCGCGATAACCAGTCATTCGTGATCAAGGATGAAAAAGCTGAAATTCCTGAAGATAAACTTTTAAAGTCAGAAATGCTGGAAGAAATCGCTGAAAAAGTCTCAAAGTTGAATGAGAAAGAGCAACTCGTACTTAGTTTATTTTATAAAGAAGAATTGACGCTGACGGAGATTGGCCAAGTCATGAATCTATCAACCTCAAGAATTTCGCAGATCCATTCTAAAGCGATTTTTAAACTGAGAAAATGGCTGGAGACAGCCTAA
- a CDS encoding chemotaxis protein CheC, with product MTFLKSISDVHLDILKEVGNIGAGHAATALSTLLNTKIDMRVPRVRVVSFDEVMELAGGADNVVASVFLRIEGDAPGSMFFILPLPQAEKYIGQLIKKQSFTFAEEQENELALSALQELGNILSGSYLSSLSDFTQLSLYPSVPALSIDMVGAVISFGLLELSQVSDYAIVIDTALDEEDTQMPDSVNGHFFLLPDPDSFHTIFSALGVKVDA from the coding sequence ATGACTTTTTTAAAAAGTATTTCGGACGTACATCTCGATATTTTAAAAGAGGTAGGAAATATTGGCGCAGGTCATGCTGCAACGGCATTATCAACCTTATTGAATACAAAGATCGATATGAGAGTGCCCAGAGTAAGGGTCGTATCGTTCGATGAAGTGATGGAACTGGCTGGCGGGGCAGACAATGTGGTTGCCAGCGTCTTCCTCCGAATCGAGGGGGATGCCCCGGGAAGCATGTTTTTCATCCTGCCGCTTCCACAGGCAGAGAAATACATTGGCCAGCTTATAAAAAAACAATCATTCACGTTTGCAGAAGAACAGGAAAATGAGCTGGCATTGTCTGCTCTCCAGGAACTGGGGAATATATTATCTGGATCATATTTATCGTCTCTTTCAGATTTCACACAACTGAGCCTGTATCCATCTGTACCCGCGTTAAGTATTGATATGGTAGGTGCTGTCATCAGTTTTGGGCTATTGGAATTGTCACAGGTAAGCGACTATGCAATCGTGATCGATACAGCTCTGGATGAAGAAGATACTCAAATGCCTGACAGTGTGAATGGGCATTTCTTCCTTCTGCCAGACCCGGATTCATTCCATACTATTTTTTCTGCACTAGGAGTAAAGGTTGATGCATAA
- a CDS encoding chemotaxis protein CheD produces the protein MHKTAEIIKVGIADMNIVKVPDLIRTTGLGSCVGVVLYDQTREIAGMAHIMLPDSSLSRTEPLNKAKFANTAIKELLEALIRAGARPSGIKAKLAGGAQMFQFSGSSDMMRIGPRNVEAVLQELRELRIPVISSDVGGNSGRTIEFDPKTGLMQIRTVNKGNSEI, from the coding sequence ATGCATAAAACAGCAGAAATCATCAAGGTTGGAATTGCTGATATGAATATTGTTAAAGTTCCGGATCTAATTCGAACCACTGGCCTAGGCTCATGTGTTGGTGTGGTATTGTATGATCAGACAAGAGAAATTGCTGGAATGGCGCATATCATGCTGCCTGATTCGTCTTTATCAAGGACAGAACCGCTGAACAAAGCGAAATTTGCCAATACTGCGATTAAGGAACTTTTAGAGGCATTGATTAGAGCAGGTGCAAGGCCATCGGGAATAAAAGCCAAGCTTGCCGGTGGTGCTCAAATGTTCCAATTTTCCGGAAGCAGTGACATGATGAGAATTGGACCAAGGAATGTAGAGGCTGTTTTACAGGAATTGAGGGAGCTCAGGATCCCCGTTATATCCTCGGATGTAGGAGGTAATAGCGGAAGGACAATCGAGTTTGACCCAAAAACCGGTTTGATGCAAATCAGGACTGTTAATAAAGGGAATAGTGAAATATAA
- a CDS encoding MinD/ParA family protein, producing the protein MNDQAEKLRNRLKTNTLAKEAKTLAVVSGKGGVGKSNFSLNFSISLAKKGYKVLLFDLDIGMGNIEILMGKSSSLSIADFLSGKSSIEEVIFPGPHGVEYISGGTGLSQLVRMDRSSVEYFTSSLSEVLRKYDYLIFDMGAGLNEETLSILLSVNEIFVITTTEPTSLMDAYATMKYIHLSDSELPFYLVVNRAGSVKEGNETLARLDDVLGKFLGRTPIKLGMLPDDKTVQEAVKRQIPFTMFNERSQASKGMAAIIEKYINKASYNAEKRDNRSFTARLKQFLFER; encoded by the coding sequence ATGAATGACCAGGCAGAAAAATTAAGGAACCGACTTAAAACGAACACTCTGGCTAAGGAAGCGAAAACTCTGGCAGTGGTAAGCGGGAAAGGCGGCGTCGGGAAATCGAATTTTTCACTAAATTTTTCGATTTCCCTAGCCAAAAAAGGCTATAAAGTCTTGCTGTTTGACCTTGACATCGGTATGGGAAATATCGAGATTTTGATGGGGAAAAGTTCTTCACTCTCCATTGCTGATTTTCTTTCAGGGAAATCATCAATTGAGGAGGTTATTTTCCCTGGGCCACACGGTGTCGAGTATATTTCAGGCGGAACAGGTTTAAGCCAGTTAGTCAGGATGGACCGTTCCAGCGTCGAGTACTTCACTTCCAGCTTGAGTGAGGTTCTAAGAAAGTATGATTATCTCATTTTTGATATGGGAGCCGGATTGAACGAGGAGACTTTATCAATCCTCCTGTCTGTGAATGAGATATTCGTTATCACAACAACAGAGCCAACTTCTTTGATGGACGCCTATGCCACTATGAAATACATCCACCTTTCAGATTCAGAATTGCCTTTCTATTTGGTAGTCAACAGGGCTGGGTCTGTCAAGGAAGGGAATGAAACGCTGGCAAGGCTGGACGATGTTCTGGGTAAGTTTTTAGGAAGGACACCGATCAAGCTTGGAATGCTCCCGGATGATAAAACGGTCCAGGAAGCAGTAAAACGCCAGATTCCTTTTACCATGTTCAATGAACGGTCACAAGCTTCTAAAGGAATGGCCGCGATTATCGAAAAATATATCAATAAAGCGAGCTACAATGCCGAAAAGAGAGATAACAGGAGTTTTACAGCGAGATTGAAGCAATTCCTTTTCGAAAGGTAG
- a CDS encoding chemotaxis protein CheA translates to MELNQYLEVFIEESKEHLQACNQQLLELEKNPQDVSIINEIFRSAHTLKGMSATMGYEDLASLTHQMENVLDAIRNNKLTTTPEIIDVIFMAVDHLEDMVQSIAAGGDGKKDVTETVEKLKLIEKGEPLSGSANKEVAASAVLEADQESHYDEFELTVLKQSKEQGFGVYEIGIALREDCLLKAARVYMVFEVLEKIGEVIKANPSVEQLEEEQFDQEFSITIVSKEDPEDIKAKIMKVSEVVKTEIKSLVFDQESDDTDGEVFSNSETPAPEVLGSTSSEKTQSIEAETAPVAEKKGSAKQQNNSSKTIRVNIERLDILMNLFEELVIDRGRLEQISKDLDNGELTETVERMSRISGDLQNIILNMRMVQVETVFNRFPRMIRQLARDLNKKINLEIVGAETELDRTVIDEIGDPLVHLLRNSVDHGIESPQERKAKGKNEEGTVVLRAFHSGNHVFIEIEDDGAGISRDKVLKKAISKGIITEQAAAGFTDKQAYELILSSGFSTAEKISDISGRGVGLDVVKNTIESLGGSISIDSKENEGTIFSIQLPLTLSIISVMLVEIQKEKFAIPLSSIIETAIIKDTDIMNAHNQKVIDFRGKVVPLLFLKDIFEVPSEPAVDPFHSVIIVRKGDKMAGLVVDSFIGQQEVVLKSLGNYLTNVFAISGATILGDGQVALIVDCNALIK, encoded by the coding sequence ATGGAATTGAATCAATATCTTGAAGTCTTTATTGAAGAAAGTAAAGAACATTTACAGGCCTGTAATCAACAATTGTTGGAACTAGAGAAGAATCCACAGGATGTATCAATCATTAATGAAATCTTCAGGTCAGCTCATACTCTTAAAGGGATGTCAGCGACCATGGGGTATGAGGATCTAGCAAGCCTTACCCATCAAATGGAAAATGTACTGGATGCGATTCGCAATAACAAATTGACAACAACTCCTGAAATAATTGATGTGATTTTCATGGCGGTTGATCATCTCGAGGATATGGTTCAGTCGATAGCGGCTGGGGGCGATGGGAAAAAGGACGTAACGGAAACAGTTGAAAAGTTAAAGCTCATTGAAAAGGGAGAACCGCTGTCAGGGTCTGCTAATAAAGAGGTGGCAGCTTCAGCCGTTTTAGAAGCTGATCAGGAATCCCACTATGATGAATTTGAACTGACTGTTCTGAAGCAGTCCAAAGAACAGGGATTTGGTGTATATGAGATTGGAATTGCTCTGCGTGAAGATTGCTTACTGAAAGCTGCACGAGTGTATATGGTTTTTGAGGTACTGGAGAAGATTGGGGAAGTGATCAAAGCAAACCCATCAGTGGAGCAGCTGGAAGAAGAACAATTTGACCAGGAATTTTCGATCACGATTGTATCCAAAGAGGATCCCGAGGATATTAAAGCCAAGATCATGAAGGTTTCAGAAGTTGTCAAAACCGAAATCAAGTCATTAGTTTTTGATCAAGAGAGCGATGATACAGATGGTGAGGTTTTCTCCAACTCAGAGACACCTGCACCTGAAGTACTTGGTTCAACTTCTTCTGAAAAAACTCAATCGATTGAAGCAGAGACAGCCCCGGTTGCTGAGAAAAAAGGCAGTGCAAAACAGCAAAATAATAGCAGCAAAACGATAAGGGTAAATATTGAACGGCTTGATATTCTAATGAATTTATTTGAAGAGCTCGTCATTGACCGCGGCAGACTGGAGCAAATCTCAAAAGATCTTGATAATGGTGAGCTTACTGAAACGGTCGAAAGAATGTCGAGGATATCCGGTGACTTGCAAAATATTATTCTGAATATGCGGATGGTCCAGGTAGAAACAGTATTCAATCGCTTCCCGAGAATGATTCGTCAGTTAGCAAGAGATTTAAACAAGAAAATCAACCTCGAAATCGTTGGTGCTGAAACAGAATTGGATCGTACTGTAATTGACGAAATCGGCGATCCGCTTGTGCATTTATTAAGGAATTCAGTTGATCATGGGATTGAATCACCTCAAGAGCGTAAGGCCAAAGGTAAAAATGAAGAGGGTACTGTTGTGCTGCGTGCCTTCCACAGTGGCAATCATGTATTCATTGAGATCGAAGATGATGGCGCTGGAATAAGCAGGGACAAGGTATTGAAGAAGGCCATCAGCAAGGGAATCATCACCGAACAAGCTGCTGCAGGCTTCACTGATAAACAGGCATATGAATTAATCCTTTCATCTGGCTTCTCTACCGCGGAGAAAATATCTGATATCTCCGGGCGTGGAGTAGGTTTGGATGTTGTCAAGAATACAATCGAATCTTTGGGAGGCTCCATCTCGATTGATTCAAAGGAAAATGAGGGAACTATTTTCTCAATCCAGCTTCCTCTGACATTATCAATCATTTCGGTTATGTTAGTCGAAATCCAGAAAGAGAAATTTGCCATTCCTTTGTCCTCCATCATTGAGACGGCAATAATCAAAGACACTGACATCATGAATGCGCATAATCAAAAAGTGATTGATTTTAGAGGCAAGGTCGTACCGCTGCTGTTCTTAAAGGATATCTTCGAGGTGCCTTCAGAACCAGCCGTGGATCCATTCCACTCTGTCATTATCGTTCGAAAAGGAGATAAAATGGCTGGCTTGGTTGTAGACTCATTCATCGGACAGCAAGAAGTAGTCCTTAAATCATTGGGAAATTATTTAACAAATGTATTCGCGATTTCTGGAGCTACAATCCTCGGAGATGGACAGGTAGCTTTGATTGTCGATTGCAATGCCTTAATTAAATAG
- a CDS encoding chemotaxis response regulator protein-glutamate methylesterase: protein MAKIRVLIVDDSAFMRKLINDFLSEHQQIEVIGTARNGEDAIKKWRELRPDVITLDVEMPKLNGLEVLKQIMEEKPLPVVMLSSTTKEGAETTLQAIQAGAVDFVAKPSGSISIDLHKIKSELIQKVLSASKANLTKISILEDSKTAKKQTDISIDTKLQPADYVTTRRLTQSKKVVCIGTSTGGPRALQQVISSLPKGLDVPVLIVQHMPPGFTKSLANRLDSLSEIRVKEAEDGELLQKGTAYIAPGGFHLMVKSLGSSLAISLSQSPPRNGHRPSVDVMFESISAIKNYSKIAVIMTGMGADGSKGLVEMKKNGIVKAIAESQETSIVFGMPKAAIATNLVDEVVNVENIAQKIMDYI, encoded by the coding sequence GTGGCAAAAATCAGAGTTCTCATCGTAGATGATTCAGCTTTCATGCGAAAGCTAATCAACGACTTTCTATCAGAACACCAGCAGATAGAGGTTATTGGCACGGCACGTAACGGAGAGGACGCCATAAAGAAATGGCGGGAATTACGTCCCGATGTCATTACACTTGATGTCGAAATGCCGAAACTAAACGGCTTGGAAGTCTTAAAGCAGATCATGGAGGAAAAGCCGCTGCCGGTTGTCATGCTTTCCAGCACCACGAAAGAAGGTGCAGAGACGACTCTTCAGGCGATTCAGGCGGGGGCTGTGGACTTTGTGGCAAAGCCTTCAGGATCCATTTCAATAGATTTACATAAAATCAAATCTGAGTTAATTCAAAAAGTGTTATCGGCAAGTAAAGCTAACTTAACAAAAATAAGCATTCTAGAAGATTCGAAAACTGCTAAAAAGCAAACGGACATTTCCATTGATACGAAGCTACAGCCAGCGGACTATGTAACAACAAGGAGATTGACACAATCTAAAAAGGTTGTCTGTATAGGAACTTCTACCGGGGGACCGAGAGCGTTGCAGCAAGTGATATCTTCATTACCAAAAGGTTTGGATGTGCCTGTGCTCATTGTCCAGCATATGCCGCCCGGTTTTACCAAGTCGCTTGCCAATCGACTGGATTCCTTAAGTGAAATCAGAGTCAAAGAAGCGGAAGATGGTGAGCTGCTTCAAAAAGGCACTGCATACATAGCACCAGGCGGATTTCACTTGATGGTCAAGAGTTTAGGCTCATCGCTGGCAATTTCGCTTAGCCAATCACCGCCTCGTAATGGACATCGTCCATCCGTGGATGTGATGTTCGAATCAATCAGTGCTATCAAGAACTATTCCAAAATTGCTGTCATCATGACAGGAATGGGAGCAGATGGTTCTAAGGGACTGGTAGAAATGAAAAAGAACGGCATCGTTAAAGCGATCGCTGAATCACAGGAAACATCAATTGTTTTCGGGATGCCAAAAGCAGCAATAGCAACAAATTTGGTTGATGAAGTAGTGAATGTAGAAAACATCGCGCAAAAAATCATGGATTATATATGA
- the flhB gene encoding flagellar biosynthesis protein FlhB codes for MEFLRLDLQFFAGEKTEKATPKKRQDARKKGQVAKSQDVNTAIVLLSVFLFLMFFGQVMMERLIGVLRHSLQNYMFMELTASNIESIVLEILAELVIFLGPVMIVALIAGVAANYMQVGFMFSTEAIQMKLEKINPISGFKRIFSMRAIVELLKSILKITFVGLIAFSVLWLRLDEVLLLANKSVGAALATIAGLTLQMGLFASGALLFLSLLDYLYQKYDYEKSIRMSKQDLKDEYKNIEGDPLVKSKIKQKQREMAMRRMMQEVPKADVVITNPTHFAIALKYDEQKSDAPIVVAKGVDFVAQKIKLIAKENDIMSVENRPLARALYSQAEIGDAIPEEFFKAVAEILAYVYQTKNKVL; via the coding sequence ATGGAATTTTTAAGGTTAGACCTGCAGTTTTTTGCAGGTGAGAAAACAGAAAAAGCGACTCCCAAAAAGAGACAGGACGCGCGGAAAAAAGGACAGGTTGCCAAAAGCCAGGATGTCAATACTGCCATTGTCCTGCTCTCTGTGTTTTTGTTTTTGATGTTCTTTGGCCAAGTGATGATGGAGAGGCTGATTGGAGTCCTTCGCCATTCGTTGCAGAATTATATGTTTATGGAATTGACTGCGAGTAATATCGAATCCATCGTTCTAGAAATATTGGCTGAATTGGTCATCTTCCTCGGTCCGGTCATGATTGTTGCGTTGATCGCAGGGGTGGCTGCTAATTACATGCAAGTCGGATTTATGTTCTCTACTGAAGCGATACAGATGAAGCTTGAGAAAATTAATCCGATCAGCGGTTTCAAAAGAATTTTTTCCATGAGAGCAATTGTCGAACTGCTAAAATCGATCCTCAAAATCACCTTTGTAGGTTTGATCGCTTTCTCAGTCCTGTGGTTGAGATTAGACGAGGTTCTTCTGCTCGCTAATAAGAGTGTTGGTGCGGCATTGGCAACCATTGCCGGGCTTACGCTGCAAATGGGCCTTTTTGCTTCCGGAGCATTGCTATTTTTATCATTATTGGACTATCTGTACCAAAAATATGATTATGAAAAAAGTATCCGTATGTCAAAGCAAGACTTGAAGGATGAGTATAAAAATATTGAAGGTGATCCTCTTGTCAAGTCTAAGATCAAGCAGAAGCAAAGAGAGATGGCAATGCGGCGGATGATGCAAGAAGTTCCCAAGGCGGATGTGGTCATTACGAATCCTACCCACTTCGCGATTGCGTTAAAGTATGACGAACAGAAGTCTGATGCCCCAATCGTAGTGGCGAAAGGTGTTGACTTTGTCGCACAGAAGATCAAATTGATTGCCAAGGAAAATGATATTATGTCTGTTGAGAATCGACCCCTGGCCAGGGCTTTATACAGCCAGGCTGAAATCGGTGATGCCATCCCAGAGGAATTTTTCAAGGCTGTGGCAGAAATCCTGGCCTATGTGTATCAAACAAAAAATAAAGTGCTGTAA
- the flhA gene encoding flagellar biosynthesis protein FlhA, with translation MSGKDLSVIFGVILIVAMLIIPFPSWLLSILIMVNISIALLVLLNTMNMTEPLQFSVFPSLLLILTLFRLGLNVSTTRSILSHGEAGGVVEVFGSFVVGGNVVVGMVVFLILIIIQFIVITKGSERVSEVAARFTLDAMPGKQMSIDADLNAGMISEQQARERREKVSRESDFYGAMDGASKFVKGDAIAGIIIVLINLIFGIVIGMTQQGLAIGEAAQRYSLLTVGDGIVSQIPALLISTATGIVVTRAASDGNLGFDITSQLMAYPKMLYVAGGTIFLLGLFTPITDLLTIPLAALMVFGGYSFSRVREPDTQQLQEMEEDIQMDEMKSPESVVNLLNVDPIEFEFGYGLIPLADANQGGDLLDRIVMIRRQLAIELGLVIPVVRIRDNIQLQPNEYRLKIKGNEMARGELLLDHYLAMSPGIDDDSIEGIDTIEPSFGLPAKWITEEMKEQAEIFGYTVVDPPSVVSTHITEVIKANAHELLGRQETKQLIDHLRESYPILVEEATPNPLSVGEIQKVLGKLLRENVSIRNLPIIFETLADYGKVTTDTDILAEYVRQALARQITNQYSRNGETLKVITLSGRVEKVIAEGVQQTEHGNYLSLDPAVSQGILESVANQVEQLSIMEQTPIILCSPAVRMYVRQLTERYFAQIPVLSYNELEANVEVQSVGVVNVE, from the coding sequence ATGTCAGGAAAAGACTTATCTGTCATATTTGGTGTCATATTAATAGTTGCGATGTTAATCATTCCTTTTCCATCCTGGCTCTTAAGTATATTGATCATGGTCAATATCTCAATAGCTCTGCTGGTGCTCTTGAACACAATGAATATGACTGAACCACTGCAATTTTCTGTTTTTCCTTCCTTGCTGTTAATTTTAACTTTGTTTCGTTTGGGCTTGAATGTCTCCACAACTCGTTCCATCCTTTCACATGGAGAGGCTGGCGGAGTTGTTGAGGTATTTGGCTCGTTCGTAGTAGGCGGAAATGTAGTTGTAGGGATGGTTGTCTTCCTTATTTTGATTATCATACAATTCATCGTTATCACTAAGGGGTCTGAGCGTGTCTCTGAAGTTGCAGCCCGTTTTACCCTCGATGCTATGCCTGGAAAACAAATGAGTATTGATGCAGACTTGAACGCAGGAATGATTTCTGAGCAGCAGGCTCGCGAACGTCGTGAAAAAGTAAGCAGAGAGTCTGATTTTTACGGAGCGATGGACGGTGCCAGTAAATTTGTAAAAGGAGACGCCATTGCAGGGATTATTATCGTCCTGATCAATTTAATTTTTGGCATTGTAATTGGAATGACTCAGCAGGGGCTGGCAATTGGAGAAGCGGCACAGAGATATTCTCTTTTAACAGTAGGAGACGGTATAGTCAGCCAAATTCCGGCCTTATTGATATCTACAGCCACAGGCATTGTCGTTACACGAGCTGCGTCAGATGGCAATCTTGGCTTTGATATCACCTCACAGCTGATGGCTTATCCCAAAATGCTGTATGTTGCAGGAGGAACCATATTCTTGCTTGGGCTGTTTACACCAATCACGGATTTACTGACCATTCCACTTGCTGCTTTGATGGTGTTCGGAGGCTACTCCTTCTCGCGTGTTCGCGAGCCGGATACGCAGCAGCTGCAGGAAATGGAAGAAGACATTCAGATGGACGAAATGAAGAGTCCTGAAAGTGTTGTCAATTTATTAAATGTTGATCCAATCGAGTTTGAATTCGGATATGGTTTGATACCCCTTGCTGACGCTAACCAGGGAGGGGATCTTCTAGACAGGATCGTCATGATCAGAAGACAGCTGGCCATTGAGCTGGGACTGGTCATTCCGGTAGTCAGGATCCGAGACAATATCCAGCTCCAGCCGAATGAATACAGACTGAAAATCAAAGGAAACGAAATGGCCAGGGGAGAATTGCTTCTCGATCATTATCTGGCGATGAGTCCTGGGATTGATGATGATTCGATTGAAGGAATCGATACAATCGAACCAAGCTTCGGTTTGCCTGCTAAATGGATTACAGAAGAAATGAAAGAGCAGGCAGAAATCTTTGGCTATACGGTTGTTGATCCGCCTTCTGTTGTTTCCACCCATATAACTGAAGTCATAAAGGCTAATGCACATGAGCTTCTGGGCAGACAGGAAACAAAGCAGCTGATCGATCACCTTCGCGAAAGCTATCCGATTCTTGTGGAGGAAGCGACTCCTAATCCTTTATCAGTTGGTGAAATCCAAAAAGTACTCGGCAAGCTCCTTAGGGAAAATGTATCCATCAGGAATCTGCCAATCATATTCGAGACTCTTGCTGATTACGGTAAAGTCACAACAGATACTGACATCCTTGCTGAATACGTTCGCCAGGCACTTGCAAGGCAAATTACGAACCAGTATTCGCGTAACGGAGAAACCCTTAAGGTGATTACATTGTCAGGAAGGGTGGAAAAGGTGATTGCGGAAGGTGTTCAGCAAACAGAGCACGGCAACTACTTATCACTTGACCCAGCAGTTTCTCAGGGGATATTGGAATCGGTGGCAAACCAGGTAGAGCAATTGAGCATAATGGAACAAACACCGATAATCCTCTGCTCACCCGCGGTAAGGATGTATGTACGCCAGTTGACAGAAAGATATTTCGCGCAAATCCCTGTTTTGTCATATAACGAGCTCGAAGCAAATGTTGAAGTCCAAAGTGTCGGGGTGGTGAACGTAGAATGA
- a CDS encoding chemotaxis protein CheW, translating to MAENEVSDLKVIVFQLNDKEYGVPVSQVKSIEKIMHITRVPHTNPFVKGVMNLRGVVTPLLDLRVRFGMEEEAYNEGTRVIIVSIEDKEVGLIVDGANDVIDIPTSKIEPPPEVVGMAAEGFIDGVANLDKRLLILIDLNKILESDEAIAL from the coding sequence ATGGCTGAAAACGAGGTTTCAGACTTAAAAGTGATCGTGTTCCAGTTGAATGATAAAGAGTACGGTGTTCCTGTAAGCCAGGTTAAATCTATTGAAAAAATCATGCATATCACAAGGGTTCCACATACGAATCCTTTTGTAAAAGGTGTCATGAACCTTCGCGGGGTAGTGACTCCGCTTTTGGACTTGCGTGTCAGATTCGGCATGGAAGAAGAAGCATACAACGAAGGAACTCGTGTCATTATCGTTTCAATAGAAGATAAAGAAGTAGGTTTGATCGTAGATGGAGCAAATGATGTCATAGATATCCCAACAAGCAAGATTGAACCTCCACCTGAGGTCGTTGGCATGGCAGCTGAAGGATTCATTGACGGAGTGGCCAACCTGGATAAGAGGTTATTGATTTTAATAGATTTGAACAAAATCCTTGAGTCCGATGAAGCAATAGCTTTGTAA